GGAGACGAGACCTATGCCGATCGCTGGAAGGACGTGGCAGCCCCGGCGCTGTTTCTGACGGGATCGGATGATCCCAATTCGACGCCGCTGATGGCGACCCAAATGGCGGCAATTGCTCCCAATGGCTGGGCGCGGATCGTCGAGGGCCATCGTCACATGGTCAATCTGACGGCCCCCGACATCGTCAATGCGCTGCTCGTCGAATGGCTTTCAGAGGGGAGGATGTGAAATGACCGTACAGCAAGCGGACCCAAGAGCACTGCGCGATGCCTTCGGCGCATTTGCGACAGGGGTAACGGTCGTGACAGCCCAGGATGCGGACGGAAAGCCCATTGGCTTTACGGCGAATTCCTTTACATCGGTGTCGCTCGATCCGCCTCTTTTGCTTGTTTGCCTGGCCAAGACCTCCCGCAATTACGGGACCATGACGGGTGCGAAGCATTTCGCCGTCAATGTTCTCTCCGAAGGTCAGAAGGATGTCTCCAACACGTTTGCGCGGCCGGTCGAAGACCGGTTCGCCGCGGTCGACTGGCAAGCAGGCGCTGCCGGCTGCCCGATCCTGGCGAATGTCTCGGCGTGGTTCGAATGCGCTACAGAAAAGCTGGTCGAAGCGGGCGATCACGTCATCCTGATGGGGCGGATCGAAGCCTTCGAAAACAGCGGACTGAACGGATTGGGTTATGCCCGCGGCGGCTATTTCACGCCGATCCTCGCCAGCAAAGCCGTTTCGGCGGCGGCGGAAGGCAATATCGAACTCGGAGCCGTTCTGGAGCGTCATGGCGAGGTTCTTCTTATCGGTGATGATGTCTTTTCACTGCCGACCTGCGACGGCAAGGACGGAAGCCCCGCTGACATACTTCGGGACTATCTGGAAGAGCTCACCGGTCTTTCGGTGACCATCGGCTTCCTCTACTCGGTCTACGAGGGCAAGAGCGATGGAAAGCAACACATTGTCTACCGCGCCTTCGCCTCGGAAGGCGAGCCGCGCAATGGCAGGTTCTTGAAGCCCGATTCGCTGGCCAAGACCCATTTCAAGACAAGTTCGACTGCCGACATCGTTGCGCGCTTCGCGGTGGAGAGCCAACTCGGCAATTTTGGCGTTTATTTCGGCGACGAGACCGTCGGCACGGTCCGTTCGGTTCCAACAAAGGCGGCACAGCCATGAAATTCTCTCTTTTCGTTCACATGGAGCGCCTCGACGCCAGCCAGAGCCACAAGAGCCTATATGAGGAGTTCGTCGCTCTCTGCGAGATCGCCGATAAGGGTGGCATGCATGCCATTTGGACAGGCGAGCATCACGGCATGGATTTCACCATTGCACCCAATCCTTTCGTGACCATTGCCGATCTGGCGCGCCGCACATCGCGGGCAAGGCTCGGCACGGGGACGGTGATCGCGCCCTTCTGGCATCCGATCAAGCTCGCCGGCGAAGCGGCCATGACCGACATCATCTGTGACGGAAGGCTCGATATCGGTATTGCGCGCGGCGCTTATTCCTTCGAATACGAGCGCCTGCTGCCGGGTCTCGACGCCTGGGGCGCCGGCCAGCGCATGCGCGAGCTCATTCCGGCGATCAAGGGCATATGGAATGGCGATTACGCCCATGATGGGGAGTTTTATAAGTTCCCGTCGACTACTTCGGCGCCGAAGCCCCTGCAACAGCCGAACCCACCGATCTGGGTTGCTGCGCGCGATCCGAATTCGCATGAGTTCGCCGTCGCCAATGGCTGCAATGTCCAGGTGACGCCGCTCTGGCAGGGCGATGAGGAAGTTGCGGCACTGATGGGCCGTTTCAATGATGCCTGCGCCAAGAACCCGGACATCGACCGGCCCAAGATCATGCTGCTGCGCCATACCTATGTCGGCTCGACGGAGGCGGACATAGCACAGGCCGCCCATGAACTGAGCGTCTATTACAACTACTTCTTCGCCTGGTTCAAGAACGAGAAGCCCATC
The nucleotide sequence above comes from Rhizobium sp. CB3090. Encoded proteins:
- a CDS encoding flavin reductase family protein, whose protein sequence is MTVQQADPRALRDAFGAFATGVTVVTAQDADGKPIGFTANSFTSVSLDPPLLLVCLAKTSRNYGTMTGAKHFAVNVLSEGQKDVSNTFARPVEDRFAAVDWQAGAAGCPILANVSAWFECATEKLVEAGDHVILMGRIEAFENSGLNGLGYARGGYFTPILASKAVSAAAEGNIELGAVLERHGEVLLIGDDVFSLPTCDGKDGSPADILRDYLEELTGLSVTIGFLYSVYEGKSDGKQHIVYRAFASEGEPRNGRFLKPDSLAKTHFKTSSTADIVARFAVESQLGNFGVYFGDETVGTVRSVPTKAAQP
- a CDS encoding LLM class flavin-dependent oxidoreductase; protein product: MKFSLFVHMERLDASQSHKSLYEEFVALCEIADKGGMHAIWTGEHHGMDFTIAPNPFVTIADLARRTSRARLGTGTVIAPFWHPIKLAGEAAMTDIICDGRLDIGIARGAYSFEYERLLPGLDAWGAGQRMRELIPAIKGIWNGDYAHDGEFYKFPSTTSAPKPLQQPNPPIWVAARDPNSHEFAVANGCNVQVTPLWQGDEEVAALMGRFNDACAKNPDIDRPKIMLLRHTYVGSTEADIAQAAHELSVYYNYFFAWFKNEKPIKQGLIERIPEEEIGANAMLSDAVMRSNNVVGNAETVIARLKAYEAMGYDEYSFWIDTGMSFERKKASLERFIAEVMPAFAE